A genomic window from Salvelinus alpinus chromosome 10, SLU_Salpinus.1, whole genome shotgun sequence includes:
- the LOC139532464 gene encoding zinc finger and BTB domain-containing protein 17-like isoform X1 encodes MGYSVIQNSREPKRELQSMEAVMEVKESETAMMGFKESTEATMDVKESISPAMDVKESMSAMMEVNESESKEAVVDIKESQGAVMELKRQSSSSGGQGRDRDRESDSYLQHLQCPHCLLQCKSHCSYLIHIAKIHPSRLDDTPVGRLGNAIFYQRTARLFHCSVCFHTAREFPRLYDHLLTCHCLSGKGQGEGGEKGGEEGEGDERRGEGGEEQEGISVDVLSKDSSHPSSEPKAEEEDEDKGGVKQEEEGRKRGLEEMEGGEDNEEDSRSAGSPMKRKRSSTAGSEEDDHDEEEEEELQTNNNKKSDKHKKQEEAFLTKYIQRQGGRYNCRLCGKRSKMKGHAIYHVSYKHDVPKPYCCKECSKAFILEYSLLNHIYHNHRQGMYRCLFCPFSSDVVWGIKRHGNCCNARSGEGDEGEGSNGEE; translated from the exons ATGGGTTATTCTGTTATACAGAACAGCAGGGAGCCGAAACG TGAGCTCCAGTCAATGGAAGCCGTGATGGAGGTTAAGGAGTCAGAGACAGCCATGATGGGTTTTAAGGAGTCAACGGAAGCCACAATGGACGTTAAGGAGTCAATTTCACCCGCAATGGACGTGAAGGAGTCCATGTCAGCCATGATGGAAGTTAATGAGTCAGAGTCAAAAGAAGCCGTTGTGGACATTAAGGAGTCACAGGGAGCTGTTATGGAACTCAAGAGGCAGTCTTCCTCCTCTGGCGGCCAGGGGCGGGACAGAGACCGGGAGTCGGACAGCTATCTCCAGCACCTCCAGTGTCCACACTGTCTGCTCCAGTGTAAGAGCCACTGCAGCTACCTCATCCACATCGCTAAGATCCACCCAAGCCGCCTGGATGACACGCCTGTGGGTCGCCTGGGCAACGCCATCTTCTACCAGCGCACGGCACGGCTGTTCCACTGCAGCGTGTGTTTCCACACGGCCAGGGAGTTCCCTCGACTCTACGACCACCTGCTCACCTGCCACTGTCTCTCTGGGAAGGgccagggagaggggggagaaaagggcggtgaggagggagaaggggatgagcgtaggggggaggggggagaagaacAGGAAGGTATCAGTGTAGATGTGCTGTCAAAAGACAGTAGTCATCCTTCCAGTGAGCCCAAggcagaagaggaggatgaggacaaAGGAGGAGTGAAGCAAGAGGAGGAAGGTAGGAAAagaggactagaggagatggagggaggcgaGGACAACGAAGAGGACTCCCGCTCAGCCGGCAGCCCCATGAAACGAAAGAGAAGCTCTACGGCAGGCAGTGAGGAAGATGATCATgacgaagaggaagaggaggagctacagaccaacaacaacaaaaaaagtgacAAACACAAAAAGCAGGAAGAGGCCTTCCTGACCAAATATATCCAGCGCCAGGGGGGTCGTTACAACTGTCGCCTGTGCGGCAAGCGCTCCAAGATGAAGGGCCATGCCATCTACCACGTGAGCTACAAGCACGACGTGCCCAAACCTTACTGCTGTAAAGAGTGTAGCAAGGCCTTCATACTAGAGTATTCGCTACTCAACCATATCTACCACAACCACAGACAGGGCATGTACCGCTGCCTCTTCTGCCCCTTCAGCTCTGACGTGGTGTGGGGCATAAAACGCCATGGCAACTGCTGCAATGCCCGAAGCggggagggggatgagggggagggCAGCAATGGAGAAGAGTGA
- the fam171b gene encoding protein FAM171B, whose product MPADRLYLLFSLVVISCGAGVVRAAPEGGVLRGLPTLLAAEDNVISTVPDGSITGQTALYQFQIRSALTPEPPFALRVLVKDQVTRRRLGGAQVEVFVNHTLSSQALTGERGEVLLRVPYSLGLSLTIVASMEGYVLTPLPWRTTKRPIFSSVTLSLLPQNQGNIWLFDDSVLITGKLPDFSYQPSVQFPKSHLMLSDGSNTSTVMAYLTVPQRHLGKDCVNCTPGIIHNKSVFRSVELRAMAAVSTLLYSGGQEVQVKGPIQISLPLAHTTNLRPSDTLPAWDFNTKTGAWENQGLGIVKMVGDHLVWTYIASHLGYWIAAPLPSSNGYMGHASSMEFLSYHTYLLIGILGGTLVIVLGFLAVLLCQCGGSGSSRGPRRRRRARFSKLSILKKDQTTSTHMEEGHAMMSFHPGDRAHGLASRSVQCDPSTPRHNKANYNIYVEDPGRGSALLYENVGSGAKGPQASHHYVNSEEVARLRERSKEEQNRAHLGGGAQLLHLYNQPVAILQAPERFSSQGGEQQGSGCKSATFPRNGGAYDSHSHSEQGGQDSYTQTLPKNPHHAQGANPQQGGQDQPQALETTPQGPASNPGAWGRYSSLPESSVSVPGTLNEAAGMRAFSSGMGGPSELQGISERTLLELTRGKASSPHPRAWFVSLDGKPAASVRHSIIELQGRHPRPPSSNDTSLDSGVDMNEPQQSVREAERERPSIRGSFPNHSRGRYSEEQDLSSSESGTTATCTPEDPYLRNILDGSSGAIPNIPEERDGMDTSSAQEDSESRGTPPPRRLRKVREKGRAEKRSARHHVREERLVKRS is encoded by the exons ATGCCTGCGGACCGCCTGTACCTGCTTTTCTCGCTGGTTGTGATCTCCTGCGGGGCTGGCGTCGTGAGGGCGGCGCCGGAGGGTGGTGTCCTCCGCGGCCTACCCACGCTGCTGGCCGCCGAGGACAATGTCATCTCCACTGTCCCAGACGGGTCCATCACCGGCCAGACGGCCCTTTATCAGTTTCAGATTCGGTCTGCCCTAACACCAG AGCCGCCCTTTGCCCTGAGGGTCCTGGTGAAGGATCAGGTGACCCGGCGGCGCCTGGGTGGGGCCCAGGTGGAGGTGTTTGTCAACCACACCCTGAGTAGCCAGGCCCTgactggggagaggggagaggtgctGCTCAGGGTCCCCTACAGCCTGGGCCTCAGCCTCACCATTGTAGCTAGCATGGAGGGATACGTCCTCACCCCGTTGCCCTGGAGGACCACCAAGAGACCTA TATTCTCCTCAGTGACCTTATCGCTGCTCCCTCAAAACCAAGGCAACATCTGGCTGTTTGACGACTCCGTGCTCATCACTGGGAAGTTACCTG ACTTCTCCTACCAGCCCAGCGTTCAGTTCCCCAAGAGTCACCTGATGCTCTCAGACGGCAGTAACACCTCCACAGTGATGGCCTACCTGACCGTGCCACAGCGCCACCTAGGCAAGGACTGTGTCAACTGCACCCCAGGCATCATTCACAACAAGTCAG TGTTCAGGAGTGTTGAGTTGCGGGCGATGGCAGCGGTCAGCACTCTGCTGTACTCTGGTGGTCAGGAGGTCCAGGTGAAAGGCCCCATCCAGATCTCCCTGCCCCTGGCACACACCACCAACCTGAGGCCCTCGGACACCCTCCCTGCCTGGGACTTCAACACCAAGACAG GTGCTTGGGAGAACCAGGGTCTGGGGATAGTGAAGATGGTTGGAGATCATCTGGTCTGGACCTACATTGCTTCTCACCTGGGTTACTGGATCGCTGCACCCCTACCCTCCTCCAACG GTTATATGGGCCATGCCAGCTCAATGGAATTCCTCTCCTACCACACCTACCTGCTCATAGGAATACTGGGTGGGACTCTGGTTATAGTCTTGGGGTTTCTGGCTGTGCTGCTGTGTCAATGTGG AGGTTCAGGTTCCTCTCGTGGgccgaggagaaggaggagagcacGGTTCTCTAAGCTGTCCATTCTGAAGAAGGACCAGACCACCTCCACCCACATGGAGGAGGGCCATGCCATGATGTCCTTCCACCCCGGAGACAGAGCCCACGGCCTGGCCTCGCGCAGCGTCCAGTGTGACCCCTCCACCCCCAGGCACAACAAAGCCAACTACAACATCTATGTGGAAGACCCCGGGCGTGGGTCCGCCCTCCTGTATGAAAATGTGGGGAGCGGGGCCAAGGGACCCCAGGCATCACACCACTACGTCAACAGTGAGGAGGTGgccaggctgagggagaggtcCAAAGAGGAGCAGAACAGAGCCCACCTGGGTGGAGGTGCTCAGCTGCTCCACCTTTACAACCAGCCTGTGGCCATCCTCCAGGCCCCGGAGCGCTTCAGCAGCCAGGGTGGGGAGCAGCAAGGATCAGGCTGCAAGTCGGCCACCTTCCCCCGCAACGGAGGAGCCTATGACTCCCACTCCCACTCTGAGCAGGGAGGTCAGGACAGCTACACCCAGACCCTCCCTAAGAACCCCCACCATGCCCAGGGAGCCAACCCCCAGCAGGGCGGCCAGGACCAGCCCCAGGCCCTGGAGACCACTCCCCAAGGCCCAGCCTCTAATCCTGGGGCGTGGGGCCGTTACAGCAGCCTCCCGGAGTCCTCCGTTTCCGTCCCCGGTACTCTGAACGAGGCGGCTGGAATGAGGGCCTTCAGCAGTGGGATGGGGGGCCCCAGTGAACTTCAGGGGATATCAGAGCGAACACTCCTGGAGTTGACCCGAGGCAAGGCCTCGTCGCCTCACCCCAGGGCCTGGTTCGTCTCCCTGGATGGGAAACCAGCCGCCTCAGTCCGCCACTCCATCATAGAGCTCCAGGGACGCCACCCACGGCCCCCCAGCAGCAATGACACCAGCCTGGACTCTGGCGTGGACATGAATGAGCCCCAGCAGAGTGTGAGGGAGGCGGAGCGAGAGAGGCCTTCCATCCGGGGCTCGTTCCCCAACCACAGCAGAGGGCGCTACAGCGAGGAGCAGGACCTGAGCAGCAGTGAGAGCGGCACCACCGCCACCTGCACCCCTGAAGACCCCTACCTGAGGAACATTCTGGACGGGAGCAGCGGGGCCATTCCCAATATCCCGGAGGAGAGGGACGGGATGGACACGTCCAGTGCACAGGAGGACAGTGAGTCGAGGGGGACACCGCCCCCACGCAGgctgaggaaggtgagggagaaggggagggccGAGAAGAGAAGCGCCAGGCACCATGTCAGAGAAGAGAGGCTGGTCAAACGGAGCTAA
- the LOC139532464 gene encoding zinc finger and BTB domain-containing protein 17-like isoform X2 → MEAVMEVKESETAMMGFKESTEATMDVKESISPAMDVKESMSAMMEVNESESKEAVVDIKESQGAVMELKRQSSSSGGQGRDRDRESDSYLQHLQCPHCLLQCKSHCSYLIHIAKIHPSRLDDTPVGRLGNAIFYQRTARLFHCSVCFHTAREFPRLYDHLLTCHCLSGKGQGEGGEKGGEEGEGDERRGEGGEEQEGISVDVLSKDSSHPSSEPKAEEEDEDKGGVKQEEEGRKRGLEEMEGGEDNEEDSRSAGSPMKRKRSSTAGSEEDDHDEEEEEELQTNNNKKSDKHKKQEEAFLTKYIQRQGGRYNCRLCGKRSKMKGHAIYHVSYKHDVPKPYCCKECSKAFILEYSLLNHIYHNHRQGMYRCLFCPFSSDVVWGIKRHGNCCNARSGEGDEGEGSNGEE, encoded by the coding sequence ATGGAAGCCGTGATGGAGGTTAAGGAGTCAGAGACAGCCATGATGGGTTTTAAGGAGTCAACGGAAGCCACAATGGACGTTAAGGAGTCAATTTCACCCGCAATGGACGTGAAGGAGTCCATGTCAGCCATGATGGAAGTTAATGAGTCAGAGTCAAAAGAAGCCGTTGTGGACATTAAGGAGTCACAGGGAGCTGTTATGGAACTCAAGAGGCAGTCTTCCTCCTCTGGCGGCCAGGGGCGGGACAGAGACCGGGAGTCGGACAGCTATCTCCAGCACCTCCAGTGTCCACACTGTCTGCTCCAGTGTAAGAGCCACTGCAGCTACCTCATCCACATCGCTAAGATCCACCCAAGCCGCCTGGATGACACGCCTGTGGGTCGCCTGGGCAACGCCATCTTCTACCAGCGCACGGCACGGCTGTTCCACTGCAGCGTGTGTTTCCACACGGCCAGGGAGTTCCCTCGACTCTACGACCACCTGCTCACCTGCCACTGTCTCTCTGGGAAGGgccagggagaggggggagaaaagggcggtgaggagggagaaggggatgagcgtaggggggaggggggagaagaacAGGAAGGTATCAGTGTAGATGTGCTGTCAAAAGACAGTAGTCATCCTTCCAGTGAGCCCAAggcagaagaggaggatgaggacaaAGGAGGAGTGAAGCAAGAGGAGGAAGGTAGGAAAagaggactagaggagatggagggaggcgaGGACAACGAAGAGGACTCCCGCTCAGCCGGCAGCCCCATGAAACGAAAGAGAAGCTCTACGGCAGGCAGTGAGGAAGATGATCATgacgaagaggaagaggaggagctacagaccaacaacaacaaaaaaagtgacAAACACAAAAAGCAGGAAGAGGCCTTCCTGACCAAATATATCCAGCGCCAGGGGGGTCGTTACAACTGTCGCCTGTGCGGCAAGCGCTCCAAGATGAAGGGCCATGCCATCTACCACGTGAGCTACAAGCACGACGTGCCCAAACCTTACTGCTGTAAAGAGTGTAGCAAGGCCTTCATACTAGAGTATTCGCTACTCAACCATATCTACCACAACCACAGACAGGGCATGTACCGCTGCCTCTTCTGCCCCTTCAGCTCTGACGTGGTGTGGGGCATAAAACGCCATGGCAACTGCTGCAATGCCCGAAGCggggagggggatgagggggagggCAGCAATGGAGAAGAGTGA
- the LOC139532468 gene encoding P2Y purinoceptor 8-like yields MNTSSEAVARGVNNATLEMLVSPVMTVAVPVIYLSVFVCSTPCNLLSLVALLNVHYKRHTPTSVFAINLSLADLLYSAFLPLQVLYHLWGNDWPWGAALCGLTTTALNCNMHCSVLTTCAIALERYCGVVRPLRTKHWRTARRATIACVLIWAFVLITQTPLVHRDLTLRVVELSITTCFDVLPRELFIHQSVAYFYFLVVLLMFYVLPLAVLVSCYVAVARGLHRSLPTAAEGSDGKREVLSRRRAQTTVALATLCFVVCYLPTITLHGLHLVFHAQGKSLYRYYKLALSINSLNCCFDPFVYYFASREFRLALRRLLGRCVPMGEGEELGTSELVYMTG; encoded by the exons ATGAACACCTCCTCAGAAGCGGTGGCCAGAGGGGTCAACAACGCCACCCTGGAGATGCTGGTCAGTCCTGTGATGACCGTGGCTGTGCCTGTTATTtacctgtctgtgtttgtgtgcagtaCCCCCTGCAACCTGCTGTCTCTGGTAGCGCTGCTGAACGTCCATTACAAACGCCACACTCCCACGTCTGTGTTTGCCATCAACCTGTCGCTGGCAGACCTGCTCTACAGCGCCTTCCTGCCCCTACAG gtgttgTACCACCTGTGGGGTAATGACTGGCCGTGGGGCGCTGCCCTCTGTGGCCTCACCACCACAGCCCTCAACTGCAACATGCATTGCTCCGTCCTCACCACCTGTGCCATTGCGCTCGAGCGCTACTGCGGTGTCGTACGCCCACTACGCACCAAACACTGGCGCACCGCCCGGAGAGCCACCATCGCCTGCGTCCTCATCTGGGCATTTGTTCTGATTACTCAGACGCCCTTGGTCCACCGTGACCTCACCCTCCGGGTCGTCGAGCTAAGCATCACGACCTGCTTCGACGTGCTTCCGCGTGAACTGTTCATTCACCAATCAGTAGCCTATTTCTACTTCCTAGTGGTTCTGCTGATGTTCTACGTGTTGCCGTTAGCCGTCCTGGTCAGCTGTTACGTTGCCGTGGCGAGAGGCCTGCACAGGTCGTTGCCGACGGCAGCTGAAGGCAGTGATGGTAAGAGGGAAGTGTTGTCAAGGCGACGGGCTCAGACCACAGTCGCCTTGGCAACCCTGTGCTTTGTGGTGTGTTACCTACCAACCATCACCCTTCATGGCCTGCACTTAGTCTTCCACGCCCAGGGCAAGAGCCTGTACAGATACTATAAACTAGCGCTGAGCATCAACAGCCTCAACTGCTGCTTTGACCCGTTTGTGTACTACTTTGCGTCGAGGGAGTTCCGGCTGGCTCTGAGGAGGCTGCTGGGGCGGTGTGTCCcaatgggagagggggaggagcttGGCACCTCTGAGCTGGTGTACATGACTGGGTAG